The following coding sequences are from one Geothrix sp. window:
- a CDS encoding RelA/SpoT family protein encodes MAVSGKAPEPVLREGEGSACGDEVCLTLEGAFDRVKAAFLQHHPNGDVALLYRAFTVGRDMHATQIRKSGEPYFFHPLAVAQSLADWRLDAVSVACGMLHDVVEDTLMTQAQVKAQFGEEISEIVDGLTKMSKLAFTDRHLLNAENVRKLLVAMGKDVRVLLVKLADRLHNMKTLGVMEEEKRRRISRETLELYAPLANRLGMGLVRLELEDLAFRQLEPEQYADLLRAVEGRRAKQSATIHEIHGSLQAILRQQGIAAQVYGRIKHLYGIWKKMGAQAKGFDDIHDWLAYRIICPDRASCYTALGLVHGLYKPVPGKFKDYISLPKENGYQSIHTSVLMNSGDIFEVQIRTEEMHLHAEAGIASHWTYKDGRIANRSEINQVSFLRKMVELHQDAQDSRDLVANLRGELTFNRIQVFTPKGDLRSLVENSTPVDFAYAIHTQVGHRCVGAKVNGRIVPLKHTLQNGDRVEILTRPDHKPSRDWLGFVKSAGAKSRIQAFIREEERAHAVTLGKERLEREARAMGVRLDDPDSQAKLEARIAELKLANWDAAYAALGFGRITVHKLIEPLVPEPERAKPKENTSNLLDSVVVGDTTGILYTLAACCKPIWGDEVVGYITRSRGTAIHKADCAQLNTGTLHPERRVNVAWGKHGTELYDTEITLTTEDRPGMVAAISEGIQRMGINVQRFHGSATEEGAGLFHIALRVRDRAHLVELMSGLRRIRGVYTVERVKGSVFGKVK; translated from the coding sequence ATGGCCGTGTCTGGGAAAGCCCCGGAACCCGTCCTCCGCGAGGGGGAAGGGTCGGCTTGCGGCGACGAGGTCTGCCTGACCCTGGAGGGTGCCTTCGACCGCGTGAAGGCGGCCTTCCTCCAGCACCACCCCAACGGCGACGTCGCCCTGCTCTACCGGGCCTTCACCGTGGGCCGGGACATGCACGCCACGCAGATCCGCAAGAGTGGCGAACCCTACTTCTTCCACCCCCTGGCCGTGGCCCAGAGCCTGGCGGACTGGCGCCTGGACGCCGTGAGCGTGGCCTGCGGCATGCTGCACGACGTGGTCGAGGACACCCTCATGACCCAGGCCCAGGTGAAGGCCCAGTTCGGGGAGGAGATCTCCGAGATCGTGGATGGGCTCACCAAGATGAGCAAGCTGGCCTTCACGGACCGGCACCTGCTCAACGCCGAGAACGTCCGCAAGCTGCTGGTGGCCATGGGCAAGGACGTGCGGGTGCTGCTGGTGAAGCTGGCGGACCGCCTGCACAACATGAAGACCCTGGGCGTGATGGAAGAGGAGAAGCGGCGGCGCATCTCACGCGAGACGCTGGAGCTCTACGCCCCCCTGGCCAACCGCCTGGGCATGGGCCTGGTGCGGCTGGAGCTCGAGGACCTGGCCTTCCGCCAGCTGGAACCTGAGCAGTACGCCGACCTGCTCCGCGCCGTGGAAGGGCGGCGGGCCAAGCAGTCGGCCACCATCCACGAGATCCACGGATCCCTGCAGGCCATCTTGCGCCAGCAGGGCATCGCGGCCCAGGTCTATGGCCGCATCAAGCACCTCTACGGCATCTGGAAGAAGATGGGCGCCCAGGCCAAGGGCTTCGACGACATCCACGACTGGCTGGCCTACCGCATCATCTGCCCCGACCGCGCCAGCTGCTACACGGCCCTGGGCCTGGTGCACGGCCTCTACAAGCCCGTCCCCGGCAAGTTCAAGGACTACATCAGCCTCCCCAAGGAGAACGGCTACCAGAGCATCCACACCAGCGTACTCATGAACTCCGGCGACATCTTCGAGGTGCAGATCCGCACCGAGGAGATGCACCTGCACGCCGAGGCGGGCATCGCCAGCCACTGGACCTACAAGGACGGCCGCATCGCCAACCGCTCCGAGATCAACCAGGTGTCCTTCCTCCGCAAGATGGTGGAGCTGCACCAGGACGCCCAGGACAGCCGCGACCTGGTGGCCAACCTGCGCGGCGAGCTGACCTTCAACCGCATCCAGGTCTTCACCCCCAAGGGCGATCTCCGCAGCCTGGTGGAGAACAGCACGCCGGTGGACTTCGCCTACGCCATCCACACCCAGGTGGGCCACCGCTGCGTGGGCGCCAAGGTGAACGGCCGCATCGTGCCGCTGAAGCACACGCTCCAGAACGGCGACCGCGTCGAGATCCTCACCCGCCCCGACCACAAGCCCAGCCGCGACTGGCTGGGCTTCGTGAAATCGGCGGGCGCCAAGAGCCGCATCCAGGCCTTCATCCGCGAGGAGGAGCGGGCCCACGCCGTCACCCTGGGCAAGGAGCGCCTCGAGCGCGAGGCCCGGGCCATGGGCGTGCGCCTGGACGACCCCGACTCCCAGGCCAAGCTCGAGGCCCGCATCGCCGAGCTGAAGCTGGCCAACTGGGACGCGGCCTACGCGGCCCTCGGCTTCGGCCGCATCACGGTGCACAAGCTCATCGAGCCCCTGGTGCCGGAGCCCGAGCGGGCCAAGCCCAAGGAGAACACCTCGAACCTCCTGGATTCCGTGGTGGTGGGCGACACCACGGGCATCCTCTACACCCTGGCCGCCTGCTGCAAGCCCATCTGGGGCGACGAGGTGGTGGGCTACATCACCCGCTCCCGGGGCACGGCCATCCACAAGGCCGACTGCGCCCAGCTGAACACCGGCACCCTGCACCCGGAACGCCGGGTGAACGTGGCCTGGGGCAAGCACGGCACCGAGCTCTACGACACCGAGATCACCCTCACCACCGAGGACCGGCCCGGCATGGTGGCCGCCATCTCCGAAGGCATCCAGCGCATGGGCATCAACGTCCAGCGCTTCCACGGCTCGGCCACGGAAGAGGGCGCCGGCCTCTTCCACATCGCCCTGCGCGTGCGGGACCGGGCCCACCTCGTGGAGCTGATGTCCGGCCTGCGCCGCATCCGCGGGGTCTACA